TGTGACGCGATTAAGACTCCGGCTGCCATTCCCACCAGGCCCCAGACAACCGAGGCAATCATGAAAAGACGCACGGCTGTATCGTCATATTCGACGACGGCGCGCTCTAGTTGTGGCGGCGCGGGGCGTCGACCGGTGTCTCCGCCATGAACGGGCGTAAGGCTTCTTGTTCCGGAATGCGGTGCCTGGATTGTTTGGTTTCCCTCAAAAAAAGTAGCAGGAAGAACCCCGCCAGCAGGAGACTCAGAAACACTGTTAAGAGGATGACTTCCACGGTTTGGATTCGATGACTGGTTCATTGTTCAGCAAAAGGGCAATCTGCGCGCTCGGCCCGGAGTGTGCAGAGCTCGATGTCTTGGCGCAGCGTCGAGACGAGAGCTTGTTGGATGAGGTCCATGCAGGCGTCTTGATCGTTGTCAGAAAACTCCTCATCGCTGTCCCAGCCGTTGTTGAAGATACTGCGGAACGCCCGGTATCCTGAGCTGTAAAGGTCGATGCAGACCCGACCGGCCAGGTTGTTATCCGAACAGGTTGACGTAATGCCGATGAACTGGTCGAAATGTGGACGGTCGAACCATTCGCTGATGGCTCCTTTCGATGTGATATGTGCGGTAATTGCCTCAAAAGCTCCACTGAGATAACTCACGGTAACCGTACCATGGAGCGCCGGCTGAGTTTCTACGAGAGCCGTGGGCTTGCACGAATGGCCCTTGAGCGACGCACAAGCCCCGCCACAGGTGCAGTCCTTTTCCTCATGGGAGTGCTTTGTCTCAGGAATGGGTAACTCAAGATCAGTCAGCCAGGTTTCTATGATCTGATCTTTGTTGTCGTTTAAATATTCTACTAGTTTTGCACGCATGGGACAACTATCCCAGAATCTGCGTGCGTTTTTCTCCGCAATTTGGGATGAATTCTGCGCATATTTTCGCTTTCATCCGCCGAATTAGACTACTAACGCACAAACACTTAGCTTCCTCTCCACAGCTATGGCCTCCGAAGTCCTCATTCAGAAAGAAAACTCCAGCGATGACGCACCCTTGGCGCGCAAGACGCGCGTTAAGGTAAAAAAGCTCGAGGCATCGCAGCTCTATAAAGACTACGAGGAGGCCTTTCATCGGGTGACGGATCTACCCATGGGAATTCGCCCCATGCAATCTTACGACAACGTGCTCAATCAGAAGCGCGGCTCGAGTCCGTTTTGCCAGCTCATGGGACAGTTTAACGAGGGCTGTGCTCAGTGCGTGCGTATGCAGGCAAAGCTTGAACAGACCGCCGGACTGAAGCCGAAGTCTCTGCATTGCTTCGCTGGACTCTGTGACACTGCCGTTCCAATCCGCGTGGGGGAGAAGATGATCGCCTTTTTGCAGACCGGCCAAATTCTCCTCCATCAGCCCAATCGTGAGGAGTTTAGCAGGATCACCCAACAGATTTTGGCATGGGGTGCGCAGGTAAATCTCAAAACGCTAGAGGAAGCCTACTTCCAGACGCGTGTTTTAGATGAAGATCAATATAAGGCGATGATCCAACTCCTCTCTACCTTCGCGGAACACCTAGGCGCCATCAGCAACAGCATCGAAATCGACGAGTCTGCGACCGATCCCGAGATCGTAGCCAACGCCAAACACTACATCATGGATCGCTATCACGAGCCACTCTCCCTCGACGAAGTAGCGGCCGCCGTGAACACTTCCACTCGCCACTTCTGCAAGGTCTTTAAAAAAGCAACGGGTATCACCTTCACCGACTACCTGGCTCGCGTTCGTGTAGAAAAAGCAAAAAACCGCCTCCAAAATCCTCACGTCCGCATTAGCGAGGTGGCATTCGACGTCGGCTTCGAGTCGCTCTCACAGTTTAATCGCTCGTTCAAACGCATCACGGCCGTCTCACCCAGTGCGTATCGCAAAAAAATGGGTGGTGCGGCGTAGGGACTTATGGATTTTACCCAAGTAATTGGAAAAGTCTGCAAAACGTTGGATGAGCTGGAAGTTCGCTATGCGCTCATTGGCGGCTTTGCGATGGCGCTCCGTGGGGTTCAGCGTGCTACTACCGATCTGGACTTTATCCTATTCCTTGATGATCTCGAACGTGCTGATTCGGTGCTAACGTCTTTCGGCTATAACCAAGTCTTTCATAACGAAAACGTTTCCCACTATCAAGCGAAGGATCAGGAGTTCGGACGTATTGACCTGCTTCATGCCTTTCGAGCGCCGACTCTGGGTATGCTAGATCGAGCAGATCGTGTTGCCGTCATTCCTGGCGTTGATCTACCCGTGGTCCAAATCGAAGATATAGTTGGGCTCAAGGTTCAAGCGGCAAAAAATGACCCGGTGCGTGGTATGCAAGATTGGGCCGATATTGAAACGATGATGAAGGAAGCAAGGCGTTTGAACAATGAGCCAGATTGGGAGTTGCTTCAGAGTTATTTGTCTCTCTTTCAACAAGAGGATCGTCTAGCCTGGTTGAAGAATTGGTATGGCGAAGCTCAGTGAAGAAGAGAAAAAGGCGTTCATCGAACTTTCCGAACGTGGTTATGTTCAATCGACCGAAGAAAAGCGTCCGCTCACTTTTGAGAATACACCGGAAGGCCGCGCTCGCTATGTTCGTTGGGCCACCGAAATGGCTAAATTCTATAAAGGCGAAAAGCCGGTCCGTTTTGTGGGTAATGAGTGGAAGCTTTAGTTCGGTGGAGCGGAGCAGTCCTAGAATGGCACGGCGTTTCGGATTGTGTCATTCCGATCTATCGAACGGCCGGGCAAGCCATGCGATCAAGCCTTCGAGTTCGGCGCGGTTGAGCGCATCAGCGAAGGGGCGCTCAGTAGGAGTGCCTGCCAGTGGGAAAAACGCGCTCGTGGCGTAGGCGATCCAACGTGCTTCAGTCGCTGGGTCTTTTACCGCTGCTCCGCTTACCATAGCTTCGTGGAGAATTACTTCGATAGTTAGGAGAAATCGTTTCTGTGCGATGCCCAGCGTTTCGTTTGCGTGCCGGATTACCGCTTCTGCAAGCTCAAGGGGTCCCCTGTCGTTCCCTCCGAAGGGTTGCCATAAATCATAGAGCCCCAGTAAATATCTGGATAGTTTATCGGCCGGCACATGATGGCTTTCCAAGACCGTTTGTGCCATCGCTGTATGTTGATCTGCAAAGGCATAGGCGACAGCTCGTATCATTGCGACCTTGTCACCATAGTAGACGTAGAACGTCCCGGTCGCGACCCCGGCACGTGCGGCGATTTCTTTCACCGTGGCACCGCGCACTCCCTTTTCAAGGAATAGCTCAACAGCGGCCCGCATCAGTGCTTGCTCTTTCTCAGTGGCTCGCGGGCGTACCATGTTTGCTTTGACGATAGATGAAAAGTGGGAGACTGAAGGCTAGGCTACCGACGAAGGAGAGTACCAAATACAGACTCACCTGTATCCAGGATCGGGTGAGGCGGTAGACCTGCCAGAGGAAGACTCCTAAAAGCATCATCGCTTCGATCATAAAAGCCAGAGCGATCGGATTACGCAGCGCTGCCTGATTCAGTTCAGGCGCCGTGATGGCGTAGTAGACATAGAGTCCATTCGGTCCAACGAGAGCGAGGATCGCAAGGATCAGAAAGACCGTCGGGCTTCCAAAGTTCAGCGTGCTAGATAATGAACGAGATGGAGTGTATTGAATTTTAATAACTGAATATTCACTAAACAATATTCAATTTAAAACTCAAGTCAATGAAGGAGGAACTAATTAATTACTCTATTTTTGGGTCACTACGGAGTTAATCCGGGATTATGCGATTGTTGTGATTTATTGCATAATCCGGGTTTAATCTGGATGGAGAGCGCCGACACCGCTCCGAACAATACACCACATTTTCCCAGTCTTTTGCCCATTTCTTTCGCCAAGTAAACGAGCGCTTGCATACCGGACAGACTTTAGACGGGAGATGCGCTTTCTTTCTCTGCTTGGGCATCGTCGATTTAAGTGGGGAACACTCCAGATTACTCGGTGAAATGGACTCTCAAAGCTTCAATCTCCACACCGCCGATCGCCAGCTCGCTCTCCATCCAGGTCAACACATTGCCATATTGGCGCTCAATGTGATCGATCGCTGCCTCAATCATCTCTTTCGGAGCGCCGAGCAGAATAGCCTGCATGTCTTGAGGTAGGTCTTTTATGAATGACCACGAGCTATCATCGCGTTCGAGTAGGGATTGCAGGAGGAAATGCATAGGCAAAGCTGCTTCTGTGAGATGATAGTCCTCGATAACCGTTTCCCGAGGCACACCCAGAGCGGTCAACAGCAGAGCGCAGAGAATCCCTGTCCTGTCCTTGCCCGCGGCGCAGTGGACGACTACGCCCCGTTCAGGTTGAGCCAGGAGCTCATCGACTAGGTGCTTGAATCGATTTCCAAATTTATCGGGCAGTTGAACATAGAATGCGCGCATGAACGCGATAAGGTCTGCCGTGTTTGGGGGGCCGTGGTCGAAGAACTTCCGGAAAGAATCCTCGTGCATCTCGTAATCCCACTCGGCAACCTGCACACCGCGCATAGCCCAGCCACTCGGGGTTTTCGACCGCTCGGCATTCCCTCTCAAGTCACATGCGAAGCCCACACCCAGTTCGGCTAATTTGGCCCAATCCCCATCCGTCAATCGATGTGGCGAACCTGACCGAAACAGACGCCGCCAAACGACACGCCGCCCATCCTCGGTCGCGTAGCCCCCCAGATCGCGAAAGTTGATGCCACCATCAAGAGATAAAATGCGCGTAGACATAAAGACTCTAGGATTATCCACCGCTCCTTCTTTATCAAACACGTAGGCTTTACGCCCACACAATGGCCCCATCACTGCGTATTATTTGGGAGCCCAATTTTATCCCGCATGTTTTTAAGCGAGTGGGGTGATAGATAATAATGAGGAAGTTAATCAGCGGCTAAGTTGATTGCGATCAGATTTCCCTCGCCTCCAGCAATGCCCTGGCGGTGGTCGAGAGCTCGGAGAAGAAGATGGCCATGGGCATAGACCGGTGTTGTCGGGTTTCTGGTGGTTCCTTCAAAATGCCATTCTGCTAGCGGCTTTAGGCCTCCCTGGGGCAGTAAATGCGCGATTTCTAACCGATTGCCTAGAAACCAAGCAATAAGAGTCTTGCCAGCGATGATGTATTCGGCCTCGCCCTTATACATGTTCATGTTGTCCTCAAGGATGAGATCGTTGCGCCAGTAAGTCTCCAACTCTCGATAGGGAAGCTCGTTTAGGTTTTTGGGTAATGCTGCTACCTGTTCTTTAAGTTCAGGACTTTTTTTAAGCATATGGATTGGACGAGGAGTGTAGTGAGATAGGTCAGAGCTCGACCACATTAGAGAACCAGAGTCGATATCATAGGCCTGGAATTGCCGCACGCCATCTCGCCGAGGAGCCACTTGATGATTGGGTCCTTTCTCTGCCCAGCGATTGAAACGATCAAAGCGCGCATCAAAGGCATAAAATATTCCTTCGTGCACGATGTGGTCGCCTTGCCACGAAATGACATCCGGTGTGTCCCAAACTAAGGTAGCCTTACCATCTTTAACCTCGAAACAATAGGTGCGGCTCCCCTTCTGGCCATACCACAGCCATAGTTGGTTAATCACACGGTTTCCTGAGATCAGCGGTAGACGATTCGTGTAAAAATAAGAAAAGGGCTTTTTATCGTACTCGATACCATGTGGGTTTGGTAATTCTGCGCGCACATCGAACACCCACGCTATTTCTCCAGAGTCAGCTCTCAGTCCTTGCACGTAGCGTCCGTTGGGCACCACGATGGTTTCAACGCCATCGATCACGCCTACATTGATGCTAGTTTTGGTCGTGCGGAAGCCACCGCTTAAGGGTTTAGAGCTCCATATGCGCTCTCCATTGGATGGGGAGAAGGCAGTTACCATCAGAGAATATTTACCCTTTGGATTGTCGGGGTCTCCACATTGATAATTGACTACGATCTTGTCGCCATCAACCAGCAGAGGAGAGCACCAATTGCCACCTTTACCCCGGATTTCCGACAAGCCAAAATCGCGCAAATCGTGCTGCCAATACCGCTCACCCGTTTCGGCATCAAAACACCCCAAATGCCCATCAAAAGTGTGAGCATATACACGCCCATTGTGGACAAGAGGAGTCGTGCGATCGCTGTAAAGAATCGACACATAGGAATTCTGCGTCATGCGTTGCGTCCATATGCGCGCGCCGTCTTTCAAAGCGAAGCACTGCAGGTATACAGCTCCTTGATAAACAAGGCTGCCGGAAAACTTCAGGTGATTTCCTTCGCTGTCTAACCATCGATTGTCTTTTTGAAGGACATCCATTTCCTTAGGAGTGATCCCGTCGGATAGATCCGCATCCTCACGCCACGCACCCAACACATAAACGCGATCTCCCACCACAGAGACGGGTGATTGCCCCAAACCCGCATATGCTTGCCACGCAATGTCTGGCCTGTCTTCGGACCATGAGACCGGTCCAGGGTCTTCAGGTGTGAAATTATGGCGTAATGGTCCGGCTTCTTGCGGCCAATCAGATGCACAGAGAGAAGCCAAGCAAAACAGAATAAACAGCAAAGCGGTGATTAAGGATTTCATATAGCGTGTGAAATTGAGCAGTGGGATAGCTACTCGTTTTGGGATAATACAAACCTGATACCTGGCACCGATACTGTGTTCGAGATCAGACATGTTGAAGTAACAAAGCAAACCTGATTATGTTACAGTCACCACAAGGCCTCTGTTCTCTTGTGGTGTTACTGCCTGTGAAGGCCAGAGCCGTCTAGGGCGTGCCTCTATGACGCCGATTACTCTTTGTCGTTTTTGATGTCAGTGTCGTCATCAAAAGTCAGTTTATCAACGAACTCACTCTGCATCTCACGGATATGTTTCGGGACTTTGCCGCCTTCCCGTTCTCTCAGAATGATTTCAGCTTGTACGCCAAAACATCCTCTGATTTTTCCATCAGGTAGCTCGATCGTCCAATCATCGAGATCTGCAACCGGGAATGTCACACTTTCCGGTATCCAGCCGAATTGAGAGATGGGGTTTGTCTCTATATCCGCGACAATTTCAGCCTCATCAAAGCTCATCACATAGCCCCAAATCCGTTCAGTCTGATCCGTATCAGTCTTAAACGGATATTTTACGCGGATCGGCAGGCTTTCTCGAACAGCGAGTTCGGTAGCCTCTTTAAAGGTGGACACCGCCATTGCGCGGGCTTTCACGTTAAGTGGATCGTCAGGATCAATCCACATTCCTTTGCGGCGTTGTCTGAGAAGGCCCCAGACAATGAATAAGATCATCACGATGGTGGGGATACTGTATTTGAACCAGTCCATATGGGTATAAAAGCAGTTTAAATCAGGAAGCTCACTGTCGAGTGATAACGGGCGTTTCCTAAAGACGATAACGACTCAGAAAAACAGCGATTAATTCGTCTTTGAGGGGCTTGAGGTCGTCGTCATCAAAAAGTGTGCCACATAGGGCGGGGAAGGTGATCATACCTTCTACCAGTCCGCAGAATATCTTCGTCGCGAGCTCGGGATCATCGGTCTTGATCCGATCATCCTGGATGGCGGCACGCAACCACGCTGTGAGATGATCGGATTTGCAGTGTTCTCCCTTGTTGGCATCCTCGCGCAGCGCTTCATTTTGCACGAAGATGGAAGTGAGTAAACGTATGACTGACAGGCGGTCCGGATCAGTCACGAGGAATATCTCTGCATCCACGAACCGCCCCAGCTGCGATTCCAGCGATTCTGTTTTAGAATATGGGATCTGCGTCCGTTCCACCTGACCGGCCAGAAGCTCTCCGACCACAGCCCAGAGGAGCTCCTTTTTACTTTCGAAGTGGTTGTAAACTGTGCGTTTAGATGCGCCTGCTAATTCTGCAACGAGATCCATTGAGGCACGTTCATAGCCCTCCTGCTCAAAAGCCTGAATAGCCCCTGCAATGATCGTTCTACGCTTTTCGGCCTTCCTGCGGTCGATGGCTGAGACTAATGCGCTCATTCCCAAAAATAGATAAATTACACTTCTCAGTGCAATTTAATCTTGAAATAAAACTACACCGTTTAGTTTACTTTAGAAATATGAAATCTCTTTACTTTGAAAAATACGGATCATCCGACGTTCTTTCTGTCCGGGACATCCCCAAGCCTACGCTTGAGCCAGGCCGTGTCATGATCCGTGTTCATGCCGTCTCGATCAATCCCCTCGATTGGCGTCTCATGAAAGCTGAACCTTTTCTGGCGCGCTTTGCATTTGGGCTGCTCAAACCTAAGTTGAACGGCCTGGGCGCAGATTTCTCGGGCGTCGTAGAATCTGTCGCGAGTGATGTCTCAGACTTCAGCATCGGGGACGCCGTATTTGGCATCATGACACCCGAAATCGTCGGTGCCTTGTCAGAATATATCTCTATCCCAGCCACCGGTTTGGTGAAAAAGCCAGACAATCTTACCCATGTGGCTGCGAGTACTTTAGGTGTGGCAGCATTGACAGCCTACGAAGGGATTCACGACTACCGGCGACCTACTGTCGGCGACACAGTGCTGATCAATGGCGCATCTGGTGGGATTGGCACCTTCGCCGTCCAAATGGCCAAAGCATTGGGTGCCCATGTTACCGCAGTGTGCAGTGGCAAGAACCATGAGATGGTCAAGCGCCTCGGAGCCGATGTGCTGATTGACTACAAAACCGCCGATTTCCTCCAAACCACAGAGCGCTTCGATCTCGTCTATGACACCATAGGGAATCATCCGCCCAAACACATAAAACACCTTCTCAAAGAAGACGGACGCCTGGTGCTAGCCAGCGCTG
This portion of the Opitutales bacterium genome encodes:
- a CDS encoding tyrosine-protein phosphatase is translated as MMGPLCGRKAYVFDKEGAVDNPRVFMSTRILSLDGGINFRDLGGYATEDGRRVVWRRLFRSGSPHRLTDGDWAKLAELGVGFACDLRGNAERSKTPSGWAMRGVQVAEWDYEMHEDSFRKFFDHGPPNTADLIAFMRAFYVQLPDKFGNRFKHLVDELLAQPERGVVVHCAAGKDRTGILCALLLTALGVPRETVIEDYHLTEAALPMHFLLQSLLERDDSSWSFIKDLPQDMQAILLGAPKEMIEAAIDHIERQYGNVLTWMESELAIGGVEIEALRVHFTE
- a CDS encoding DUF2314 domain-containing protein, which translates into the protein MDWFKYSIPTIVMILFIVWGLLRQRRKGMWIDPDDPLNVKARAMAVSTFKEATELAVRESLPIRVKYPFKTDTDQTERIWGYVMSFDEAEIVADIETNPISQFGWIPESVTFPVADLDDWTIELPDGKIRGCFGVQAEIILREREGGKVPKHIREMQSEFVDKLTFDDDTDIKNDKE
- a CDS encoding TetR/AcrR family transcriptional regulator; this encodes MVRPRATEKEQALMRAAVELFLEKGVRGATVKEIAARAGVATGTFYVYYGDKVAMIRAVAYAFADQHTAMAQTVLESHHVPADKLSRYLLGLYDLWQPFGGNDRGPLELAEAVIRHANETLGIAQKRFLLTIEVILHEAMVSGAAVKDPATEARWIAYATSAFFPLAGTPTERPFADALNRAELEGLIAWLARPFDRSE
- a CDS encoding DUF2256 domain-containing protein, which gives rise to MPKQRKKAHLPSKVCPVCKRSFTWRKKWAKDWENVVYCSERCRRSPSRLNPDYAINHNNRIIPD
- a CDS encoding PQQ-like beta-propeller repeat protein; the protein is MSDLEHSIGARYQVCIIPKRVAIPLLNFTRYMKSLITALLFILFCLASLCASDWPQEAGPLRHNFTPEDPGPVSWSEDRPDIAWQAYAGLGQSPVSVVGDRVYVLGAWREDADLSDGITPKEMDVLQKDNRWLDSEGNHLKFSGSLVYQGAVYLQCFALKDGARIWTQRMTQNSYVSILYSDRTTPLVHNGRVYAHTFDGHLGCFDAETGERYWQHDLRDFGLSEIRGKGGNWCSPLLVDGDKIVVNYQCGDPDNPKGKYSLMVTAFSPSNGERIWSSKPLSGGFRTTKTSINVGVIDGVETIVVPNGRYVQGLRADSGEIAWVFDVRAELPNPHGIEYDKKPFSYFYTNRLPLISGNRVINQLWLWYGQKGSRTYCFEVKDGKATLVWDTPDVISWQGDHIVHEGIFYAFDARFDRFNRWAEKGPNHQVAPRRDGVRQFQAYDIDSGSLMWSSSDLSHYTPRPIHMLKKSPELKEQVAALPKNLNELPYRELETYWRNDLILEDNMNMYKGEAEYIIAGKTLIAWFLGNRLEIAHLLPQGGLKPLAEWHFEGTTRNPTTPVYAHGHLLLRALDHRQGIAGGEGNLIAINLAAD
- a CDS encoding DUF2834 domain-containing protein, which produces MFSEYSVIKIQYTPSRSLSSTLNFGSPTVFLILAILALVGPNGLYVYYAITAPELNQAALRNPIALAFMIEAMMLLGVFLWQVYRLTRSWIQVSLYLVLSFVGSLAFSLPLFIYRQSKHGTPASH
- a CDS encoding TetR/AcrR family transcriptional regulator, whose product is MSALVSAIDRRKAEKRRTIIAGAIQAFEQEGYERASMDLVAELAGASKRTVYNHFESKKELLWAVVGELLAGQVERTQIPYSKTESLESQLGRFVDAEIFLVTDPDRLSVIRLLTSIFVQNEALREDANKGEHCKSDHLTAWLRAAIQDDRIKTDDPELATKIFCGLVEGMITFPALCGTLFDDDDLKPLKDELIAVFLSRYRL
- a CDS encoding PocR ligand-binding domain-containing protein, with translation MASEVLIQKENSSDDAPLARKTRVKVKKLEASQLYKDYEEAFHRVTDLPMGIRPMQSYDNVLNQKRGSSPFCQLMGQFNEGCAQCVRMQAKLEQTAGLKPKSLHCFAGLCDTAVPIRVGEKMIAFLQTGQILLHQPNREEFSRITQQILAWGAQVNLKTLEEAYFQTRVLDEDQYKAMIQLLSTFAEHLGAISNSIEIDESATDPEIVANAKHYIMDRYHEPLSLDEVAAAVNTSTRHFCKVFKKATGITFTDYLARVRVEKAKNRLQNPHVRISEVAFDVGFESLSQFNRSFKRITAVSPSAYRKKMGGAA
- a CDS encoding NAD(P)-dependent alcohol dehydrogenase, giving the protein MKSLYFEKYGSSDVLSVRDIPKPTLEPGRVMIRVHAVSINPLDWRLMKAEPFLARFAFGLLKPKLNGLGADFSGVVESVASDVSDFSIGDAVFGIMTPEIVGALSEYISIPATGLVKKPDNLTHVAASTLGVAALTAYEGIHDYRRPTVGDTVLINGASGGIGTFAVQMAKALGAHVTAVCSGKNHEMVKRLGADVLIDYKTADFLQTTERFDLVYDTIGNHPPKHIKHLLKEDGRLVLASAADGFGFLKAMRAAKKDPAIDMIVELKKDPPRLKAVLQLVEDGITPVIDRTYPLNEAASAIDYVATKRARGKVVVTLGKT